The Silene latifolia isolate original U9 population chromosome X, ASM4854445v1, whole genome shotgun sequence genome contains the following window.
TGACCCCAATTTACTTGGTACTCCCTGcatatttacgtatttttttggtACACACAACACGGTAGATGACTGAGTTGAGATTCTTCAAAAAATTCTGACATCAAAATTATTTCTGACATAACGACTGCATTTATTACTTGATGATAAATTTCAGGATCACAAAATTAACATGGACAAATTCAGAAAGCATCCACTAATTCCGAAGATCTTGAACAAAACCCGTATCTAAATTCACTGAAAATTGTAAGAACCAGTAAAAATTCGTCAAAATGTCGCTATATTAAATTCTTACTGCATTATTTTAACAATCAGATAGTACGCTGTACTCCTGTAAAGAGTTgatcaaatgatccaatttcttAGAAGATGAACCATCTTTCTTTACAGCATTTCTTGCCATTAATCCTATTTCTTCAGCCCGTTTTCGAGCTAGTCTTCCACTCTCTCCACTCATTAACTCCTTCACTCCACTACTAATGGCATTACACCCATATATCACACCATCCTCTTGTACCTCGTCGAGTTTCGGATCCATGGCTAACCCTGCCTTCAAGAAATGCATCACTAACTTAGCATTTAGGGACTGGTCCGCGCCCATTGGCCAAGTCAATATGGGTACACCCATAGACAAGCTCTCTACGACCGAGTTCCAACCACAATGACTTAAAAACCCTCTGATTGCTGGATGGGCTAATATACTCCTTTGATCCACCCACTCCCTTATCACTATTCCTCTACCTTTCACCCTTTCCTCCCATCCCTCCGGTGGTGTCCAACTACTCGACCGAACTACCCAGATGAAGCGCTGACCAGCCAAGTCTAGTCCCAGCGCAATCTCGTCCATCTGGGATTTCAATATCTGGGATTGTGTCCCAAATGAGACATAGATTACACCCTCTTTCCTCTCATGTTGCTCATCTAACCAACTTCGGTACAAATTAGACCGATCATTTGAAATTGAAGATTTCGGGATGTTACCATCTTCATACAGTAAAAGTGGCCCAACACACCATACTTTAACACTTGATCTTCCATAGAAATCCTCAAGAGCCCTTACAAACTCACCTTCTAGCTCATCAAAACTATTGCATAGTACTCCCCAACAAGTGCTAATCGCGCCACCAGCATCATTTTCTTGGAAGAACTTCATCCAGGGGCTATTTTTATCCTTTAAACTAGAGAAATCGTCTAGAATCAAGGGGAATGGGGAGAGTTTTTCCAGCTTTTCGCCATTCACCAAAGTCATCATATGTTCCTCATTTGAGTATAAGGTACAATTAATCTTGGTCGATAAGACTCCCATACCATAAAAGAGTATTCCAGGGATATTAAAGGAAGCGCAGACGGTGATCGCCCATCCTAGGAAAAAGTCACATATTGCACAAATTGGACGGTCTTCCCTCTCTAACAGATCTCTAAGATAACTCTCAAAAGGTTGTTTTAGCTTCAAAGTCGCTCTTAAGAACGGAAGAACTTGATTGTCTGAGGTTAGTTCTTTCGTGTTTTCACAACCTAAAAGTAAACCATCTACCACCGGAAATGGTATAACATGAGTCAGAATAGTGGATGAAAATTTTGTGGTGAAAAAAGAGGAAATTTGTTTAGCATTGGAAGGTGTTGTGATGATGGTCACCTTTACGCCTCGAAACGACAGAGCCTTGGCTAAGTCTAGTAGAGGGAAAGTGTGGCCTTGAGCCATGAAGGGGAAGATGATTGCATGAGGGGGAAGATTTTCACTAGCCATGTCTAGATGATTGTCATATGACAAGCAAATGCTTTCAAACTGTCGACAATTATATGCTGACGGGTTTCAAATCAAGACAAGGAATGAGACATCTCATCAACCACTACCACTTTACCTACTACAACTAAATACAGTAGTAGGTTACATAAACAAAGGCTCAAATGTTTACAACGTGGTACAGTTTCTCTAGTCCTTTTATTCTCCAAGTCATTATCTATCTATAGAGGATTAAAACCGATTAAATTTACCGAGTTAGTCTTGTGCAAGACGATTTTACACTAATATAATTGTGAAAAAGATCCAAACACAACCGTTTTAGTGGCTAAAAATGGTTACGGAAAGATTTAACTTTATCACAACTATTCTTCTAAAGTAACTCTCCGTGAATTCACTTAGAGAATAAGTTAACAAGAGTTAGGTCatattcttttggactgaaattgtctgaattGAATTGATTTTAACGGACCTGAACtaatctgaacttaacttaacttattgAATAAGGTCATGCTCTTTTCGGCTAATAAGAGTCAAACCTTATTGAACTGAAGtgagagttaatttgtgaagagatgagctgaattgaactaaactaaatgaagCCGAGCTGAACTTAATGAAGCTGAGCTAAACTGAAAtaagctgaaattaagtccaaaagaacaagacctaataagaataatattaagttgaactgaactgatcttGACTGAACTTAAAGGACTTGACCTGACCTGAACTTATaataactgaaattaagtccaaaaagaCATGGTCTTGCCCATTGTAAATCAATTGTGACAAGGTAAGGTTTGCAAGAGACTAGCACCGAAAGTAGCCAAAGAAAAGAAACCGGAACATTGATATACTTCCTTCGTCTCAAccattgtttacctttgattaaaattccCCTCACAGAGAATAAGAATCGGTAAACAAATAATTTCCACAGATAAAATAACAAGATTGGAAGAACCAGTAAAAATACGTCGAAAAGTTGATAGATTAAAACTCTTAAAACCATATTACTGTATTATTATTTTAACAATTACGTAGTACACTCTACTGCTGTAAAGACTTTATCATCTGATCCAACTTCTTAGAAGATGAACCATCTTCCATTACAGCAGTTCTTGCCATTAATCCTATTTCTTTAGCCCGTTTTCGAGCTAATCTTCCACTCTCTTCACCCATCAACTCTTTTACACCACTACTAATGGCATTACACCCATATCTCACACTCTCCTCTCGTACCTCGTCGAGTTTCGGATCCATGGCTAACCCTACATTCAAGACATGGACCAATAATTTGGCATTTAGGGGTTGTTCCGCGCCAATTGGCCAAGTCAATATGGGTACGCCCATAGACAAGCTCTCTAGCACCGAGTTCCAACCACAATGACTTAAGAACCCTTCGATTGCTGGATGGGCTAATATGCTCCTTTGATCCACCCACTCCCTTATCACTAACCCTCTACCTTTCACCCTTTCCTCCCATCCCTCTGGTCGTGTCCAACTACTCGAGCGAACGACCCAGATGAAGGGATGACCAGCCAAGTCTAGTCCTAGCGCAATCTCGTCCATCTGGGGGTTTGATATCTGGGATTGTGTCCCAAATGACACATAGATTACACCGTCTTTTCTCTCATGTTGCTCATCTAGCCAACTTTGGTACAAATTAAACTGATCATTAAGAGATGTTTTATTCTCTTCTTGATCATCATATAGTAAAAGTGGCCCAACACACCAGACCTTAACACTTGATCTTCCATATGAATCCTCAAGAGCACTTATAAAGTCGCCTTCGAGCTCTTCAAAACTATTGCATAGTACTCCCCAACAAGTGCGATTAGCACCACCATCACCATTTTCTTTGAAGAACTTCATTGAGGGGGTATTCATATTCTTAAAAAGAGGGAAATCGTCGAGAATCAAGGGGAAAGGACACACTAATCCGGATAGAGTTTCCAGCTTTTCGCCATTCATCAAAGTCCTCATGTATTCGTCATTTAATAATACAGTACGACCAATCTTGGACGATAAGACTCCCATACCGTTAAAGAGTATTCCGGGGATGTTAAAGGAAGCAGAGACGGTGATCGCCCATCCCACAAAATAGTCACATATTGCACAAATTGGACGGTCTCCCCTCTCTAAAAGATCTCTAAGATAACTCTCAAATGGTTGTTTTAACATCAAAGTGGCTCTTAAGAATGGAAGACGTTGATCGTCTGAGGTCAGTTCCTTCGTGTTTTCACAACCTAGAGGTAAACCATCTACTACAGGAAATTCTATAACATGAGTCGAAATGGTGGATGAGAATCCGGGGCCAAAATGGGCAGAAATTTCTTTAGCATTGGACGGTGTAGTGATGATGGTCACCTTTACGCCTCGAAATGACATAACCTTGGCTAAGTCTAGCAAAGGGATCGTGTGGCCTTGAGCCATGAAGGGGAAGATGATTGCATGGGACCGACACTGGGTATTCATGGATAAAGacaaaaaagatgaaaaaagaaGAGAAGGTAAATGTGGTTTACTTTGGTATAGGAAATGTGAGGAAAAATGAGGAAGACCAAAGTTTCTTTGTCTGAAAGAAGCAGCAAGAAGAGGAATAGATTAGTGGGTTGGTGGTGGACCACTGTGCACTAAACAAGGAAAATTACGTATTATTTTGGCAACCATTGCTCAATTATTAGAGAGAAGTGTATAACAAAGTACTCCCTCTGTTcccatcatttgtttacctattccatttttgatgtctcactcatttgtttacctttctgaTTTAGGAACAATTTACAAGTTATTTGATCATCCACCTCATCTTGATCCACTTGTCACCCATCAGTTATATTTACAAATGGTCCCCTCCTATTTCCTTGGTTTTTATGCCaaaataaaaagtaaacaaatgaccggaacggagGGTGTACAAGAAAAGGAAAATACAAGGATATGTCATGTGGGGTGTAAGTTGTAACCACATGTTTATTATGGTTTGTATCCCATATCTTTCAGCAAATGTTTTACTTCCGATAAGTAGTTTATTTAGGCATTAAAACCAGGGGTATAACCGAAATCACAGCACGCACCAGAAACGACCTACATGGCTACACATGGTACAGTTTGCAAAATACGGAGTACTACCCAAAAAGTAGCCAAAGAAACTAAACTAGAAATTTATCGAGGGGCGTATGTAATACAAAAGAACCCTCAATTGGCCATTTGATATGGACTCTTTAACTAAATAGGGTTTGAGTTCGATCTCGTGTTTTTAGTCAAAAACAAAATTGTGTTCAAGCCTTGACTAGTTAAAAAATGGATCTATTAAGTTTGGCGTTTTTGTTATTCCTGTACATAAATTAAGTTTACAGGCCTATTCACTAATGCTATAATTCTCACCAAAAATGTGGTCTAGTACAATGGTTAATTGAATAGAATTAAAAACCTGGTAATGCTGAAAGATCTGCAATTCCGTTAGGAAGGTCTGCGACTTTCTGGAGCAACGCAAGCCGATTCTTCCTAATCTGTTCATCTTCCTGGAAAAAGCAATTATTTGTGGTCAACTTTTTTTGCTTATTACACAAGAATATTTATATGAAGCCTTGAGTTATAAGAATAGATGCATACCACCATTACAAATACATTATCGAAGAAATTAGCTAGAGGTTGTACTAGTTCTGAAGACGCTTGAACAAAATCATCTATTTCAACTCCTGTTGAAAAATTCAGAATTCCGAATTCAAAAAACAGACAAAGATTAA
Protein-coding sequences here:
- the LOC141622652 gene encoding UDP-glycosyltransferase 73B1-like, with product MNTQCRSHAIIFPFMAQGHTIPLLDLAKVMSFRGVKVTIITTPSNAKEISAHFGPGFSSTISTHVIEFPVVDGLPLGCENTKELTSDDQRLPFLRATLMLKQPFESYLRDLLERGDRPICAICDYFVGWAITVSASFNIPGILFNGMGVLSSKIGRTVLLNDEYMRTLMNGEKLETLSGLVCPFPLILDDFPLFKNMNTPSMKFFKENGDGGANRTCWGVLCNSFEELEGDFISALEDSYGRSSVKVWCVGPLLLYDDQEENKTSLNDQFNLYQSWLDEQHERKDGVIYVSFGTQSQISNPQMDEIALGLDLAGHPFIWVVRSSSWTRPEGWEERVKGRGLVIREWVDQRSILAHPAIEGFLSHCGWNSVLESLSMGVPILTWPIGAEQPLNAKLLVHVLNVGLAMDPKLDEVREESVRYGCNAISSGVKELMGEESGRLARKRAKEIGLMARTAVMEDGSSSKKLDQMIKSLQQ
- the LOC141622651 gene encoding UDP-glycosyltransferase 90A1-like, with product MASENLPPHAIIFPFMAQGHTFPLLDLAKALSFRGVKVTIITTPSNAKQISSFFTTKFSSTILTHVIPFPVVDGLLLGCENTKELTSDNQVLPFLRATLKLKQPFESYLRDLLEREDRPICAICDFFLGWAITVCASFNIPGILFYGMGVLSTKINCTLYSNEEHMMTLVNGEKLEKLSPFPLILDDFSSLKDKNSPWMKFFQENDAGGAISTCWGVLCNSFDELEGEFVRALEDFYGRSSVKVWCVGPLLLYEDGNIPKSSISNDRSNLYRSWLDEQHERKEGVIYVSFGTQSQILKSQMDEIALGLDLAGQRFIWVVRSSSWTPPEGWEERVKGRGIVIREWVDQRSILAHPAIRGFLSHCGWNSVVESLSMGVPILTWPMGADQSLNAKLVMHFLKAGLAMDPKLDEVQEDGVIYGCNAISSGVKELMSGESGRLARKRAEEIGLMARNAVKKDGSSSKKLDHLINSLQEYSVLSDC